The segment ACGGCGTCACCTTTCGACACGACGTCTCGCGGGGGGCGGCCACCGCCTCCTACGGGATCGAGGTCGCACGCGCCGCGGGCGTCCCCGACGCCGTGGTCTCGCGTTCACACGCCCTCGTCGAGGATCGAGGGGAAGCGCTCGGCGACGGCGGGCAATCGGCCGACGCCGGCCCGGACCCGGTCTCCGACGACGGTGAACGTGCCGACGCCGACGGCGAGCTCGCGGCGAAGCTCCGCGGGATCGACGTCGCCAACCTGACGCCGATCGAGGCGCTGACGACGCTCGATCGGCTCAAACGCGAGCTCGATTAGGTCTCGGGGGCGGGCGCCAGCGAGACGAACTCCAGTCCCTTCGTCGCGAGCAGCCGTCGCGCCCGGTCGGTCACCGAGGGCGCGACCAGCACCCCGCGAATCTCGACGTCCGCGTGGAGGTCGCGTTCGAGTGCGCCGACGTAGCGGTCGAGCTGCCCGACCGCGTCGGGGCCGACCCGTCGACGCTTCAGTTCGAGCACGACCACCGCGCCATCCGCGTCCTCCCCGTAGACGTCGACCGCGCCCGCCGGCGTCTCGCGCTCGGTCGCGAGCGGCCGGAAGCCGGGTTCGATCAGCTCGGGCTCCTCCAGGATTCGCCGTTTGAGGTCGGCTTCGGTGCCCGAGACCGAGAGCTCCGCGCTCTCGCCTGCGTCGAACGTGGCGAGGTGGTCGATCCGTTCGAAACGGACGAGCAACTCCTCGTCCGGGTTCGACCGCAGGCTACGTATCTCCACGTGGCCGTCGTCGCCGCGCACCTCGTGTGTGCAGCCCGGCGGCTGCCAGTTCACCGGCTTCTGTCCCTCGGCAGTGTGAACCAGCACCGTCCCGTCGGGCTTGAGCATCAGGTGTCGGTCGCCCGACTCGAGCGAACTCGATGCGCGGCCGTCGTACTCGACGCTACACCGGCCGAAGACCGTTACGAGTGCCCCTCGATCGATCGCGGCCTCGAGTCGCGTGCGCGCCTCCTCCGCGCTCGGTCCGGAGAGGGCGATCGGTCCGAACTCCTCGGTCGTCGTCACCCTCGATGGTAGTCGCCGTGGGGTGAAAAGTGCCGCCCTACGGCACGATCACCTCGGTCGTTCCCTCGAACCCCCTCACTCTCTCCTCGAGATAGACGATCGCCTCGCGCTCGGCCACCAGGCCCTGCTCGATCGCGTCGCCGAGGGCCTCCTTGGTCGCGTGGACCCACCCGTGAAGGTATTCCTCGCTCAGGCCCGCCTCCGGACGGAGCGCGACGCAGGCGCCGCCGGCCGGCCGCCTGCGATCCGCGGTCGGAATCGAGAACGGGACGACGAGGTAGGTCGTCCGCGCCCCGTCCTCGACGACGACGAACTCGTGGAGAGCGAACTCGACGTGATCGAACACGGCGTCGAACGAGAGCGCGGTCGCTATCGGCTCGCCGGGATCGAGTCGGTCGGATCGGTCTCGGAGGCGAAAGACGTCGTAGGTGCCGTTCTCCCGCCTTCGGGCTAGCAGCGTTCGGTGGGCCACGGGTGGCCCCGCCTGGGGCCGGCATGGGAGATAAACCTCTACTTCCCGCCGAATCGGCCGGGATCGAGCGGTTCCAGCAGGTCGTTACGGGTTCCCTCGACGAGCAGATCCGCGAGCAGCCGGGCGACCGCCGGCGCGAGGGTGACGCCCAGCCCGCTCATGCCCGTCGCGACGAAGTAGCTCTCCACCTCGGTCTCGCCGACCAGCGGATGGCCGTCGGGCGTGACCGTCCGGACCCCGACCCACTCCTCCGCCGTGGGCGCCCCCTCGATCGCCGGAACGGCGGACGCGAAGTCCTCCACCGCGTCGCGAAAAGCGTCGTCAACCTCCAGCGTGGCGTCGGGATCGAGGCGTTCACCCTCGCCGTAGTCGGTGGCGAAACGGCCGACGTACAGCCCCTCGGGGCGGCTTCGACAGTACGATCCGCGTTCGAACAGGGAGAACGGCTCCGGACGATCCGCGCCGGTCTCGAGCGAGAGGATCGGCCCGCGGGTGTGGCGAAGCGGGTACTCGAGATCGACCGCATGGTCGATCTCGGGCGCCCACGGCCCCGCGGCGTTCACGACGGCGTCGGCGTCGATCCGTTCGCCATCGGCGACGACGCCCTCGCCGGGGTCGACGTCGGTCACCTCGACGCCGGTCCGGATCTCGACGCCGGCGTCGCGCGCCCGTTCTGCGAACCGTGCGACCAGCTCCTCGGGCTCGAAGTACCTCTCCTCCGGCGTGTACATCCCGCCGGCGACTTCCGAGGGGGCGATCCCGAACTCGTCGAGGTCGACGGGCTCCAGATACCGCGTGTCGACTCCCTCCTCGTTCAGCCGTTCTTCAGCTTCACGGAGCTCGGCGGCGAACCCCTCGCTTTCGGCGACGTAGAGCGAGCCGATCTCCGTCGGTGAGCCGTCGATCGAGTCGTACCCCTCGCGGGCGAACCGGCGAAGACGCTGGTCGTAGGCACTGACGGGGACCTGCTGGCGGTGGAGCATCGCCATCGATGCGGCGGTCGTTCCGCCCCCGAGCTCACCGCGTTCGAGCAGCGTCACCTCGGTCCGATCTCCCAGCGCGGCGGCGAGGCTCGTCCCGATCACGCCGCCGCCGACGATGACTACGTGCATGGTTCCCGTGCTCGCGACCGGGCGATAAGGGTTGTGTGGTCGGCCCGAACGAACGCTCCGAGGGGGTTATCCGCCCAGACCGAGGAATCGCGGTATGGACGGCGACCGGCTTCCTCAAGGACACCCGATCGAGCGCGAGGTCGGCATCGCGTACTACGTGAGCCGCGATCCGGGGATCGGCGGGCGGATCCGCGACCGGAACGCGGACTTCCGGGTGCGCGAGATCGAGGCGTTCGACGTCGAACCTGCCGACGCTGGCTCCGACGCCTACCCGCATCTGGTGATCCGCGCCACCCTCGAGGGCTGGGACACCAACGACTTCGCCTCACGGCTCTCCGACGCCATGGGGATCAGCCGCGAGCGGGTCTCGTGGGCGGGGACGAAGGACAAGCGCGCGATCACCACCCAGCTGTTCAGCGTTCGGAAGGGCGATCCGGACGAGTTGCCCGAGGTTCGCGGCGCGGAGATCGAGGTCGTCGGTCGGGCGGGTCGAGCGCTCGAGTTCGGCGATCTGGCGGGCAACGAGTTCGAGATCCGCGTCGATGGCGTCGACAGGCCGGAGCACGTCGATCCGATCACCGACCAGCTCCGCGAGTTCGGCGGCGGTTCGGTTGGAGTACCGAACTACTTCGGCCAGCAGCGATTCGGCAGCCGTCGGCCCGTCACCCACGAGGTCGGCCTCGCCGTCGCCCGCGGCGACTGGCGCGGAGCCGTACTGGCGTATCTCGGCGACCCGCGCGAGGCCGAACCCGAGGACACCCAGGAGGCGCGGGCGTACGTCGAGCGCGAGGTACGTGACGCATCGGAGGGTGGCGAGGACTGGCGGGGCGCGCTCGAGCGATTCCCGCGCAAACTGGGCTACGAGCGCTCGATGCTCCATCGGCTGGTCGAGAACGGGGCCGAAAACGAGGCCGATTTTCGCGAGGCGCTCGAGGCCGTCCCCTCGAACCTCCAGCGGCTGTTCGTCAACGCGGCTCAGTCCTACCTGTTCAACCGGATCCTGAGCGAGCGCCTCGAGCGGGGGTTGCCGTTCGACCGCGCCGTCGCGGGCGACGTGGTCTGTTTCGGCGATGCGGACGCTCCCGAGGGGTTCGCCTGGCCCGATCCCGATCGGACCCAGCGAGTCACGGAGAATCGCGTCGAGACGATCAACCGCCACCTCGCCCGGAACAGGGCGTTCGTCACCGCGCCGCTGGTCGGTACGGAGACCGAACTCGGCGAGGGCGAACCCGGCGAGATTGAACGTGCGGTGCTCGAGGACGAGGGAATCTCCCCGTCCGATTTCGACCTACCCGGCGAGTTCGACTCCACCGGAACCCGGCGCGCGATCCTGCTCACCACCGATCTGTCGGTCGACCGCGATCCCCTCACCTTCTCGTTCTCGTTGCCGAGCGGCTCGTACGCGACCGTCCTGCTCCGCGAGTACCTGAAGGGCGATCCTCGAGAGCTCGGCTGAGAGTAGCTTCATTGTCGTGTGGACCCGACTGACTGGCATGTCGGAGATCTCGGGCAGGAGCATGCGGATCGGGCGGCGCGAACTGCTGGGCGCGCTCGTCGCCGCCGTACTGATAAACCTGATCGGCGCGCTCGGCGTCTTCGCCTTACAGATGGTCCTCAACGTGGCGTGGTCGCCGACGTTCTTCACGCTGCAGGCGCCGCTCGCGGCGCTCGGGATCATCCTCGCGCTGTGGGTGCTGGTCGTCGCCACCATCGTCGCCTTCGACCGCGTGGATCGGCGTGCGGCTCTCCTCCTCGTTCCGTACTTCACGTGGGTGAGCTTCGCCGCCGTCCTGAACTACTCGCTCTGGCGGCTGAACTGAATGGTTCTGCACGGACTGGGCGAACTCCCCTTCTCGAGGAACTCAGCCTTGAGGTCGTGGACCTCTCTGTTCAAGAGTCCGCCATAACCCGCGATCTCCGCCATGACCGCTCTTCGAGTCGATCAGGTCGATGAAAGACGCGAACTGAAACGCTGCAGTGAAGTCCGGAATACACCCTTTAGCAACGGACCACACCGTCATGATAGAATCACTCGATCCAGAATATAGACTGTGAACCCGATGCCGAGGAGAACCACGATCCCGAGGAGGAACATCTCAGGACTTCCAGACCTGTCAGCGTCATAGAGAATCATGTGACGTAGAGAGAAGCCGGCGATAATACGTTTGTGGCTGCCAGGATCGGGTCGACTGTCTGTTCGGATACCACTCACTCTACGGACTCCAGCCGTTAACAGGGTGAAAGCAGTCGTGAGATCTCCTCATACGGTGTCCCGAGGGGACCAGTCGAGCGATTTCCGGATACCGAACGCTTTCCGTCCGCGGGGATCGACTGGCCGCGTGAGCAGCCGTCTCCGCGACCCGAACGTCCGCCGCTGGCTCCTCTGGGGGACGCTTGCGGTCGTCTTTCTGCTCGTCAACGTCTATCGGCTCTCGACGGCGGTGATCACCGAGCAGCTGATGGCGGCGTTCGCCCTCAGCGGCGCGCAGTTGGGAACGCTCCACGCCGCCTTCTTCTACGTCTACGCGCTCATGCAGATCCCGACTGGCGTGCTCGCGGATCGCGTCGGACCCCGGCTGACGGCGGCCGCGGGCGCGTTCGTGATGAGTCTCGGGGGGATCTGGTTCGCGCTCGCCGGCTCCTATCCGATGGCGTTCGCCGCACGGACGCTGATCGGCCTCGGGGGGAGCGTGATCTTCGTCTCGATCCTGAAGTTCTGTGCGAACTGGTTTCGCGCCGACGAGTTCGCGACGGTGACCGGCCTCTCGTTCGCGATTTCGGGCGTGGGGGGCGTGCTGGCGACGACGCCGCTCGCGCTCGTTGTCGGGACCGCCGGCTGGCGGACCACGATCGCGTCGCTCGGTACCGTCGGGCTCGCGTTCGCCGGTCTCACGCTCGCCCTCGTCCGTGACTCGCCCGAGCGGGCCGGTCTCCCCCCGATCGAAGGCGTTCCTGAACGTCCGACGCCCTCGATGGCCGAGGTCCGCGAGCACGTCGCGAGGGTGCTTCGCGACCGCTGGACGTGGGTCGTCAGCCTCATGCTGTTCTGCATCACTGGATTGAACCTCACGCTGTTCGGGCTCTGGGGGATCCCCTACGTCGTCCAGACCTACGGCGTCTCGGTGGCCTACGCGTCAGTGTTCACGCTGCTGGGGAGCGTCGGCGTGATGGTCGGCCCGCCCGCGATCGGCTGGTTCTCGGATCGCATCGGTCGCCGAACCGAGCTGATGATCGCCAGCGGGACCGGTTACACCGTCGCGCTCGCGGTCATCGCCGTCGTCGGCGACCCGCCCCTGGTAGTGGTCGCGATTGCCTACTTCCTCGTCGGCTCACTGATGGGCGGGTTCGTGCTGAGCTACACGATGATGAAGGAGCGCCACCCGGCGGCGGCGAGCGGCATCGCGACCGGCACGATCAACGGTACCGCCTTCCTCGGCGCGGCGGTCCTCCCCACGGTGATGGGCTGGGCGCTCGACGCCTACTGGACCGGCGAGGTCGTCGACGGCGCACGGGTCTACACCGCGACCGGCTACCGGGTGGCGTTCGCCATCGCCACCGCCTGCGGGCTCGTCGCCCTCGTGTGTGCGCTCTGGCTCCACCGCCGCCAGGGTTAGTCCTCGTCCCCGACGCTCCCCCGGTCGTGCATCATCTCGGCGCCTCGATCGAGCCAGTTACGCCGGTAGTAGACCGATCCGACGACGACGTTGCGCCACGCGAAGTCAGCGACGATCGCGACGTAGGCGGCGACGACGCCGTACTCCAGTCGAATGCCGAAGACGTAGGCGGTCCCGAGCAGGAAGAGGGCGGTCC is part of the Halalkalicoccus sp. CG83 genome and harbors:
- the nucS gene encoding endonuclease NucS, translated to MALSGPSAEEARTRLEAAIDRGALVTVFGRCSVEYDGRASSSLESGDRHLMLKPDGTVLVHTAEGQKPVNWQPPGCTHEVRGDDGHVEIRSLRSNPDEELLVRFERIDHLATFDAGESAELSVSGTEADLKRRILEEPELIEPGFRPLATERETPAGAVDVYGEDADGAVVVLELKRRRVGPDAVGQLDRYVGALERDLHADVEIRGVLVAPSVTDRARRLLATKGLEFVSLAPAPET
- a CDS encoding DUF6735 family protein, encoding MAHRTLLARRRENGTYDVFRLRDRSDRLDPGEPIATALSFDAVFDHVEFALHEFVVVEDGARTTYLVVPFSIPTADRRRPAGGACVALRPEAGLSEEYLHGWVHATKEALGDAIEQGLVAEREAIVYLEERVRGFEGTTEVIVP
- a CDS encoding NAD(P)/FAD-dependent oxidoreductase, with product MHVVIVGGGVIGTSLAAALGDRTEVTLLERGELGGGTTAASMAMLHRQQVPVSAYDQRLRRFAREGYDSIDGSPTEIGSLYVAESEGFAAELREAEERLNEEGVDTRYLEPVDLDEFGIAPSEVAGGMYTPEERYFEPEELVARFAERARDAGVEIRTGVEVTDVDPGEGVVADGERIDADAVVNAAGPWAPEIDHAVDLEYPLRHTRGPILSLETGADRPEPFSLFERGSYCRSRPEGLYVGRFATDYGEGERLDPDATLEVDDAFRDAVEDFASAVPAIEGAPTAEEWVGVRTVTPDGHPLVGETEVESYFVATGMSGLGVTLAPAVARLLADLLVEGTRNDLLEPLDPGRFGGK
- the truD gene encoding tRNA pseudouridine(13) synthase TruD; this encodes MDGDRLPQGHPIEREVGIAYYVSRDPGIGGRIRDRNADFRVREIEAFDVEPADAGSDAYPHLVIRATLEGWDTNDFASRLSDAMGISRERVSWAGTKDKRAITTQLFSVRKGDPDELPEVRGAEIEVVGRAGRALEFGDLAGNEFEIRVDGVDRPEHVDPITDQLREFGGGSVGVPNYFGQQRFGSRRPVTHEVGLAVARGDWRGAVLAYLGDPREAEPEDTQEARAYVEREVRDASEGGEDWRGALERFPRKLGYERSMLHRLVENGAENEADFREALEAVPSNLQRLFVNAAQSYLFNRILSERLERGLPFDRAVAGDVVCFGDADAPEGFAWPDPDRTQRVTENRVETINRHLARNRAFVTAPLVGTETELGEGEPGEIERAVLEDEGISPSDFDLPGEFDSTGTRRAILLTTDLSVDRDPLTFSFSLPSGSYATVLLREYLKGDPRELG
- a CDS encoding MFS transporter — protein: MSSRLRDPNVRRWLLWGTLAVVFLLVNVYRLSTAVITEQLMAAFALSGAQLGTLHAAFFYVYALMQIPTGVLADRVGPRLTAAAGAFVMSLGGIWFALAGSYPMAFAARTLIGLGGSVIFVSILKFCANWFRADEFATVTGLSFAISGVGGVLATTPLALVVGTAGWRTTIASLGTVGLAFAGLTLALVRDSPERAGLPPIEGVPERPTPSMAEVREHVARVLRDRWTWVVSLMLFCITGLNLTLFGLWGIPYVVQTYGVSVAYASVFTLLGSVGVMVGPPAIGWFSDRIGRRTELMIASGTGYTVALAVIAVVGDPPLVVVAIAYFLVGSLMGGFVLSYTMMKERHPAAASGIATGTINGTAFLGAAVLPTVMGWALDAYWTGEVVDGARVYTATGYRVAFAIATACGLVALVCALWLHRRQG